A region from the uncultured Draconibacterium sp. genome encodes:
- a CDS encoding glycoside hydrolase 43 family protein codes for MRNKVILVISFVSLFVSCKVATEQDKNKDLSSTHSGYVSSVYISDNGDGTYTNPILQADYSDPDVVRVGDDFYMTVSSFNSSPGLPILHSKDLVNWQIVNYALPVLPEKIFDAPQYSKGVWAPCIRYHNNEFYIFWGDPDFGIYMVKTSNPLSEWEKPVLLKEGKGMIDPSPLWDDDGNAYLVSAWAGSRAGVNSLLTVWRMAPDGTEILDNGFNIYSGHDYNHTIEGPKFYKMKGYYFILAPAGGVEQGWQLALRSKNVFGPYEVKTVMAQGTTDINGPHQGGYVETQTGEPWFVHFQDNGVYGRILHLNPISWKDNWPVIGTDDDGDGCGEPVRTNRKPDVGKSWPLVHPAESDEFNAAKPGMQWSWNANEKVSWSVNMPDTGVLRLLAVPKPDAKVSLWNVPNILSQRLPAENFTATTKVSLNIEWDVWQGKQAGLIMFGNDYSYLAIRKDAEGFYLEQIQNIGANKEGLEQSVEKKRIKTNTAFLRLVVEGPEAKCSYSYSEDGEQFFPIGKEFKATRVLWSSAKIGIFCTSEPGHRIGGYTDFDWFRISK; via the coding sequence ATGCGCAATAAAGTAATCCTGGTTATTTCGTTTGTCAGCCTGTTCGTTTCTTGTAAAGTTGCAACGGAACAAGATAAAAACAAGGACCTTTCCAGCACTCATTCTGGCTACGTATCATCCGTTTACATATCAGATAACGGCGATGGAACGTATACCAATCCTATTCTACAGGCCGATTATTCCGATCCGGATGTGGTTCGGGTAGGTGACGATTTCTATATGACCGTTTCCAGTTTTAACAGTTCACCCGGTTTACCCATTCTACATTCAAAAGATTTGGTAAACTGGCAGATTGTTAACTATGCATTGCCGGTTTTACCTGAAAAAATTTTCGACGCTCCTCAATACAGCAAAGGAGTTTGGGCTCCTTGTATTCGATACCACAATAACGAATTTTATATTTTTTGGGGAGATCCTGATTTTGGAATTTACATGGTGAAGACCTCCAATCCCCTTTCGGAGTGGGAAAAGCCTGTTCTGCTTAAAGAGGGCAAAGGAATGATCGATCCAAGCCCACTTTGGGACGATGATGGAAATGCCTATTTAGTTTCGGCCTGGGCCGGATCAAGAGCCGGTGTAAACAGCCTACTTACAGTTTGGCGAATGGCACCCGATGGAACAGAAATTTTAGATAATGGGTTTAACATCTACTCTGGACACGACTATAACCACACCATCGAGGGGCCTAAATTCTACAAAATGAAAGGATACTATTTTATCCTTGCACCGGCAGGTGGAGTAGAACAAGGATGGCAACTGGCTTTACGTTCAAAAAATGTTTTTGGTCCTTATGAAGTAAAAACTGTAATGGCACAGGGAACAACAGATATTAATGGACCGCATCAGGGCGGTTATGTTGAAACTCAAACGGGCGAGCCTTGGTTTGTTCATTTTCAGGATAATGGGGTATATGGCCGTATTCTGCATCTTAATCCGATAAGCTGGAAAGATAACTGGCCGGTAATTGGAACAGATGACGATGGCGATGGCTGTGGCGAACCTGTTCGAACCAATCGGAAACCTGATGTGGGAAAAAGTTGGCCCCTTGTTCACCCAGCAGAGTCAGACGAATTTAATGCTGCAAAACCCGGCATGCAATGGAGTTGGAATGCTAACGAAAAAGTAAGCTGGAGTGTGAATATGCCCGATACTGGTGTTCTTCGGTTGTTAGCAGTGCCAAAACCAGATGCGAAAGTTTCGCTTTGGAATGTTCCCAATATCCTGTCGCAACGTTTACCAGCCGAAAATTTTACTGCAACAACAAAAGTGAGCCTGAATATTGAATGGGATGTATGGCAGGGTAAACAGGCCGGATTAATTATGTTCGGGAATGATTACTCTTATCTGGCTATTCGTAAAGATGCAGAAGGATTTTACCTGGAACAAATACAAAATATTGGCGCCAACAAGGAAGGTTTGGAACAAAGTGTTGAAAAGAAACGAATTAAAACCAATACTGCATTTTTACGTCTAGTAGTTGAAGGACCCGAAGCCAAATGCAGTTATAGTTACAGCGAAGATGGAGAACAGTTTTTTCCTATTGGTAAAGAATTTAAGGCTACACGTGTATTGTGGAGTAGCGCGAAAATTGGTATTTTTTGCACTTCCGAGCCCGGGCACCGTATTGGAGGATATACCGATTTTGATTGGTTTAGAATAAGTAAATAA